The following coding sequences lie in one Candidatus Dormiibacterota bacterium genomic window:
- a CDS encoding biotin--[acetyl-CoA-carboxylase] ligase, with amino-acid sequence MDHPYAQVARNLMGTAFAKIRYVERTGSTNDDAAELLGDPEGFGLTIVAEAQDRGSGRKGRSWVAQPGTSLLFTTILPRAIPTADLWIVPYAVAIAVRRALFESGVPTTLHWPNDLLLGDRKVAGILCATRIVGDRAWVAAGVGINVHRIPGASAGIDPPPAFCDDIVPVDRAALLERMLLVFDAWNETLSMPQRIARVWERAAGLPGRRYRLLLDGAREPFEATAIGIATGGGLIVERAGGARETIELADARALR; translated from the coding sequence ATGGATCATCCCTACGCGCAGGTTGCGCGGAACCTCATGGGCACCGCCTTCGCCAAGATTCGCTACGTTGAACGCACCGGGAGCACCAACGACGACGCGGCTGAGCTGCTGGGCGACCCGGAGGGGTTCGGCCTGACGATCGTGGCGGAGGCCCAAGATCGCGGCAGCGGCCGAAAAGGGCGATCCTGGGTCGCCCAGCCGGGAACCTCGCTGCTCTTTACCACGATTCTGCCCCGGGCGATCCCCACCGCCGACCTGTGGATCGTCCCCTATGCCGTCGCCATCGCGGTGCGGCGCGCCCTGTTTGAGAGCGGCGTGCCGACCACGCTGCATTGGCCCAACGATCTGCTCCTCGGCGATCGCAAGGTCGCCGGCATTCTCTGCGCGACGCGAATCGTCGGCGACCGGGCCTGGGTGGCCGCCGGCGTCGGCATCAACGTGCATCGCATTCCCGGCGCGAGTGCGGGGATCGATCCACCGCCCGCATTCTGCGACGACATCGTCCCGGTCGATCGCGCGGCGTTGCTCGAACGAATGCTGCTGGTGTTCGATGCGTGGAATGAGACGCTCTCGATGCCGCAGCGTATCGCGCGCGTCTGGGAGCGCGCAGCCGGGCTTCCCGGCAGGCGCTATCGTCTGCTGCTCGACGGCGCACGCGAACCGTTCGAGGCAACGGCAATCGGGATTGCGACCGGCGGCGGATTGATCGTCGAACGCGCCGGCGGAGCGCGCGAAACCATCGAACTCGCCGACGCTCGCGCGCTCCGCTAG
- the eno gene encoding phosphopyruvate hydratase yields the protein MSLELLRGGGRPLIEGVHAREVLDSRGNPTIAVTVATSFGSVEEAMVPSGASTGAHEAVELRDGDAKRYNGKGVRKAVAAVNEILGPALEGLDATAQREIDERMIELDGTPNKANLGANALLGVSLAVARAAASSLSVPLFRYLGGPSAATLPVPMMNVINGGKHAEGALQFQECMVMPIGAPTLAEAIRYGSEVFHALGKLLHERGFPTLVGDEGGYAPPLDSIDEAMALLCSAIERAGYKPGADIAIALDPASTEFFQDGLYYAHDKQHGLTAEQMVDLYRDLCDRYPIVSIEDGFAEDDWNGWCRMTDALGDRVQIVGDDIFVTNTQRLERGIKEGVANSILIKVNQIGTLTETLDAVALAQKSGYTTVISHRSGETEDTSIADIAVATGAGQIKTGSLARSDRVAKYNRLMAIEEQLGQAASYPGAKAFRLAGP from the coding sequence ATGTCGCTGGAATTGTTGCGCGGCGGCGGACGCCCGCTGATTGAGGGCGTCCACGCGCGCGAAGTGCTCGATTCGCGCGGCAACCCCACCATTGCCGTCACCGTCGCCACCAGCTTCGGCTCGGTGGAAGAAGCGATGGTGCCGTCGGGCGCTTCGACCGGCGCGCACGAAGCCGTCGAATTACGCGACGGCGATGCCAAACGTTACAACGGTAAAGGCGTTCGCAAAGCCGTTGCCGCCGTCAACGAAATCCTCGGCCCCGCATTAGAAGGGCTCGACGCGACCGCACAACGCGAGATCGACGAGCGCATGATCGAGCTCGACGGAACGCCGAACAAGGCGAACCTCGGTGCGAATGCGCTGCTCGGCGTCTCGCTCGCGGTCGCGCGTGCGGCTGCTTCCAGCCTATCGGTTCCGCTCTTCCGCTATCTGGGCGGCCCGTCGGCGGCGACGCTGCCGGTGCCGATGATGAACGTCATCAACGGCGGCAAACACGCCGAAGGCGCGCTGCAATTCCAGGAGTGCATGGTGATGCCGATCGGCGCCCCCACGCTTGCCGAAGCCATACGGTACGGCTCGGAGGTGTTTCACGCGCTCGGCAAACTGCTGCACGAACGCGGTTTTCCGACGCTCGTGGGCGACGAGGGCGGTTACGCTCCGCCGCTCGATTCTATCGACGAAGCGATGGCGTTGCTGTGCAGCGCGATCGAACGCGCGGGCTACAAGCCCGGTGCCGATATCGCGATTGCGCTCGATCCCGCATCGACGGAGTTCTTCCAAGACGGCCTCTACTACGCACACGACAAGCAACACGGGCTGACCGCCGAGCAAATGGTGGACTTGTATCGCGACTTGTGCGACCGCTACCCGATCGTTTCCATCGAGGACGGCTTCGCCGAAGACGACTGGAACGGCTGGTGCCGGATGACCGACGCGTTGGGCGACCGCGTACAGATCGTCGGCGACGACATCTTCGTGACCAACACGCAGCGCCTGGAACGCGGCATCAAGGAAGGCGTCGCCAATTCGATTCTGATCAAGGTCAACCAGATCGGCACGCTCACCGAGACGCTCGACGCCGTGGCCCTGGCGCAGAAGTCGGGCTATACCACGGTGATCTCGCATCGCTCGGGCGAGACCGAGGACACGAGCATCGCGGATATCGCCGTCGCGACCGGCGCCGGGCAGATCAAGACCGGGTCGCTCGCGCGCAGCGACCGGGTCGCGAAGTACA
- a CDS encoding DUF3343 domain-containing protein, with amino-acid sequence MADVVLFFASNADTMIATKALKDSGITAKMIPKPANVTSSANLCLSIDAGAVERAKSALGTAGIALGGVV; translated from the coding sequence ATGGCAGACGTCGTCTTGTTCTTCGCCAGCAACGCCGATACGATGATCGCCACCAAGGCGCTCAAAGATTCGGGCATTACCGCGAAAATGATTCCGAAACCCGCCAACGTGACGAGTTCGGCGAATCTCTGCCTGTCGATCGATGCAGGCGCGGTCGAACGCGCCAAGAGCGCGCTCGGCACCGCGGGCATCGCACTCGGAGGGGTCGTCTAA
- the ndk gene encoding nucleoside-diphosphate kinase — METTLLLCKPDAVSRGLVGEIIARLERRGYLIAAMKLVQLSGDKAREHYAEHKDRPFFGDLVSFITSAPLVALAVEGENAIDGCRQLIGATDPLNAAPGTMRADFAQTIGRNLVHGSDSKASAERELKIFFTEGEFVSRKHDLERWIKE, encoded by the coding sequence ATTGAAACCACCCTCTTACTCTGCAAACCCGATGCCGTTTCGCGCGGCTTGGTGGGCGAAATTATCGCGCGCCTCGAGCGCCGCGGCTACCTGATCGCGGCGATGAAGCTCGTGCAGCTTTCCGGCGACAAAGCTCGGGAGCATTACGCCGAACACAAAGACCGGCCGTTCTTCGGCGATTTGGTGAGCTTCATCACCAGCGCCCCGCTCGTGGCGCTTGCGGTTGAAGGCGAGAACGCGATCGACGGCTGCCGCCAGCTGATCGGTGCAACCGATCCGCTCAACGCCGCACCCGGCACGATGCGCGCCGATTTCGCACAGACGATCGGCCGCAACCTCGTGCACGGCAGCGACAGCAAAGCCAGCGCCGAACGCGAACTGAAGATCTTCTTCACCGAAGGCGAGTTCGTTTCGCGCAAGCACGATCTCGAGCGCTGGATCAAGGAATAG